The Pirellulales bacterium genome includes a window with the following:
- a CDS encoding uracil-DNA glycosylase — protein sequence MANPRADASTRARRTWSRLDRQIVACERCPRLRSHCATIAQLRRRAYQDQPYWEQPVPNFGDPQARMLIVGLAPGAHGANRTGRMFTGDRSGDWLYRALYETGFASQSTSSSRTDGQRLIDCAITAVCHCAPPGNRPAPEEIVACGSWLAATFALLQPRVFVCLGQIAWTATVRELIASTTAPGGRRLKLPKFAHGAQVELGGDRWILGSYHPSQQNTFTGRLTSPMLQSVFRTARNLLPAPQRARRGRGERG from the coding sequence ATGGCCAACCCGCGCGCCGATGCCTCGACCCGTGCACGACGAACCTGGTCTCGGCTCGACCGCCAAATCGTGGCGTGCGAGCGCTGCCCACGGCTGCGATCTCATTGCGCGACAATCGCCCAGTTGCGCCGCCGCGCCTACCAGGACCAGCCGTACTGGGAGCAGCCCGTACCCAACTTTGGCGATCCGCAGGCTCGAATGCTGATCGTCGGCCTTGCACCCGGCGCCCACGGGGCCAATCGCACGGGCCGGATGTTCACCGGCGATCGCAGCGGCGACTGGCTGTATCGGGCACTGTATGAGACGGGATTTGCAAGTCAATCGACCAGCAGCTCGCGGACAGACGGTCAGCGGTTGATCGATTGCGCGATTACGGCGGTTTGTCACTGCGCCCCGCCCGGCAATCGCCCAGCCCCTGAGGAAATCGTCGCCTGCGGCTCCTGGTTGGCGGCCACTTTCGCCCTGCTACAACCGAGGGTTTTTGTCTGCCTGGGGCAGATTGCTTGGACTGCGACGGTCCGCGAATTGATCGCGAGCACAACCGCGCCAGGCGGCCGTCGGCTCAAGCTCCCCAAATTCGCTCACGGGGCCCAGGTCGAGCTGGGTGGTGACCGCTGGATCTTGGGGAGCTACCACCCCAGTCAGCAAAACACCTTTACGGGCAGGCTGACGAGCCCCATGCTGCAATCCGTGTTTCGGACCGCAAGGAACCTGCTGCCGGCCCCGCAAAGGGCCCGCCGGGGCCGTGGCGAGAGGGGCTAA